From one Rosa rugosa chromosome 4, drRosRugo1.1, whole genome shotgun sequence genomic stretch:
- the LOC133745200 gene encoding protein SLOW WALKER 1, with translation MAEPQMSKTFPVKPKQKAKPRTPKQTAESKYWSSFKTKQIPNLIASINSLTFSPTAPHSFAAAHSTSLTLYNPQNQFSRSSNISLNDVVSSASFRSDGLLIAAADLSGLVQVFDVKTRTPLRRLRSHTRPVRFVKFPLADKLHLVSGGDDAVVKYWDVAGETTICDFLGHKDYVRCGDWSPNDSNMFITGSYDHTVKLWDVRDKDSSSVTEVNHGKPVEDVMFLPSGGLIATAGGDSVKIWDLIGGGKLVYSMESHNKTVTSICVGKVGKLSGEEAQQYRILSVALDGYMKVFDYAKMKVTHSMRFPAPLMSVGFSPDCMTRVIGTSNGIIYAGRRKNKEDVESGSDEELTKYERRLKKLGSGNALGLGPVAEEPRIRVLKPTSFRYFQRGQSEKPSERDYLVMRPKKVKLGEHDKLLKKFRHKEALVSVLGRTKNPENAVAVMEELVSRKKLLKCVSNLDLEELGMLLMFLQRYSTMPRYSRLLMGLTEKVIEMRADDIRASTELRGLMRNIKRAVEEEIRIQQSLQEIQGVISPLLRITGRR, from the coding sequence atgGCGGAACCCCAAATGTCCAAGACCTTCCCCGTGAAACCGAAGCAAAAAGCCAAGCCTCGCACCCCAAAACAAACCGCAGAATCCAAGTACTGGTCCTCCTTCAAAACCAAGCAAATCCCTAATCTCATCGCCTCCATAAACTCCCTCACCTTCTCCCCCACCGCCCCTCACTCCTTCGCCGCCGCCCACTCCACCTCCCTCACCCTCTACAACCCCCAAAACCAATTCTCCCGCTCCTCCAACATCTCCCTAAACGACGTCGTCTCCTCCGCCTCCTTCCGCTCCGACGGCCTCCTCATCGCCGCCGCCGACCTCTCCGGCCTCGTCCAAGTCTTCGATGTCAAAACCCGAACCCCCCTCCGCAGGCTCCGGTCCCACACCCGCCCCGTCCGCTTCGTCAAGTTCCCCCTCGCCGATAAGCTCCACTTGGTCTCCGGCGGCGACGACGCGGTCGTCAAGTACTGGGACGTCGCCGGCGAGACCACGATTTGCGACTTCCTAGGGCACAAGGACTACGTGCGCTGCGGCGATTGGTCCCCAAATGATTCCAACATGTTCATCACTGGGTCGTATGATCACACAGTGAAGCTCTGGGATGTGAGGGATAAGGATTCGAGCTCCGTGACGGAAGTGAATCACGGTAAGCCGGTGGAGGACGTGATGTTCTTGCCTTCCGGCGGCTTAATTGCGACGGCCGGAGGAGACTCGGTGAAGATTTGGGATTTGATTGGAGGTGGGAAGCTGGTGTATTCAATGGAGAGCCACAACAAGACGGTGACTTCGATTTGTGTTGGGAAAGTTGGGAAGCTCAGTGGGGAAGAGGCTCAGCAGTACAGGATTTTGAGTGTGGCATTGGATGGTTACATGAAGGTTTTCGATTACGCGAAAATGAAGGTTACTCATTCAATGAGGTTCCCTGCGCCGCTCATGTCAGTGGGGTTTTCGCCGGATTGTATGACTAGGGTTATAGGAACTTCGAATGGGATAATATATGCTGGGAGGAGGAAAAACAAGGAAGATGTGGAGAGTGGTTCTGATGAGGAGCTTACCAAGTATGAAAGGAGGTTGAAGAAGTTGGGTTCCGGGAATGCTTTGGGTTTGGGGCCTGTGGCGGAGGAGCCACGGATTAGGGTCTTGAAGCCTACTAGTTTTCGGTATTTTCAGAGAGGGCAGTCAGAGAAGCCGTCTGAGAGAGATTATCTGGTGATGAGGCCGAAGAAGGTGAAGTTGGGGGAGCATGATAAGCTGTTGAAGAAGTTTAGGCATAAGGAAGCTCTGGTGTCTGTATTGGGGAGGACTAAGAATCCGGAGAATGCTGTGGCTGTGATGGAAGAATTGGTGTCGAGAAAGAAGTTGCTGAAATGTGTTTCGAATTTGGATTTGGAGGAGCTCGGAATGTTGCTGATGTTTTTGCAGAGGTACTCGACCATGCCAAGGTACTCGAGGTTGTTGATGGGGTTGACAGAGAAGGTTATTGAGATGAGGGCTGACGACATTAGGGCTTCTACAGAGTTGAGGGGTCTTATGAGAAACATTAAACGTGCTGTCGAGGAGGAAATACGAATACAACAATCTTTGCAAGAGATACAGGGTGTGATTTCTCCTTTGTTGAGGATAACTGGAAGAAGATGA